The following coding sequences lie in one Deltaproteobacteria bacterium genomic window:
- a CDS encoding s-methyl-5-thioribose-1-phosphate isomerase, whose amino-acid sequence MSFKTIEWTNDKVVMIDQRLLPAEEVYNEYDGYEGVAVAIKEMVVRGAPAIGVAAAMGIALGARSSDAKEMDAFESEFKKICEHIGGTRPTAVNLFWAIERMKKVFSDSRGEGISALKGILKEEALKVCHEDIEINRRIGRNGGALLGDGDRVLTHCNAGALATAGYGTALGVIRGALEGGKKISVYADETRPFLQGARLTAWELMKDGIDVTVITDNMSGYL is encoded by the coding sequence ATGTCCTTTAAAACGATTGAATGGACTAATGACAAAGTCGTCATGATTGATCAGCGATTGTTGCCCGCTGAAGAAGTTTATAATGAGTATGACGGTTATGAAGGTGTTGCCGTGGCTATAAAGGAGATGGTTGTCCGTGGAGCGCCGGCTATCGGTGTTGCTGCGGCTATGGGGATTGCCTTGGGAGCCCGTTCTTCAGACGCAAAAGAAATGGATGCCTTTGAAAGTGAGTTCAAAAAAATATGTGAGCATATTGGTGGAACACGACCGACGGCGGTAAACCTCTTTTGGGCCATTGAAAGGATGAAGAAGGTTTTCTCGGACAGCAGGGGAGAGGGAATTAGCGCACTTAAGGGAATATTGAAGGAGGAAGCGCTCAAGGTTTGCCATGAAGATATAGAGATTAACAGGCGTATCGGTAGAAATGGGGGCGCATTACTCGGAGATGGTGACAGGGTGCTTACTCACTGCAATGCCGGAGCGCTTGCAACGGCCGGTTATGGAACAGCGCTCGGTGTGATAAGAGGGGCGCTGGAAGGTGGCAAAAAAATATCTGTTTACGCCGATGAAACGAGGCCCTTTCTCCAGGGAGCAAGACTCACTGCCTGGGAACTGATGAAAGACGGCATTGATGTAACGGTTATTACCGATAATATGTCGGGATACCTTAT
- a CDS encoding response regulator, which produces MNSDYYQISFDDKKKVLLVDDEPRMLESLSMLLESDYRTYKATNGLEAWNFMKKNVMDAIILDIVMPDMDGLDFLKRLRGEGNKVPVIIVTGKSCLEYAEKSAHLMVSGYFSKPYDIDRIMDRLNFLLKSVSGSYKKSLLPKKAKHPLLKKVMEHLEDNYTSPVSINGTSKKAGISSSHLSRLFKENLNLSFTQYINRLRVEKAKDLLEDKSLTINEIMNSVGFSTEQHFFKQFKRYTGTTPGRLRQLNEIEKNSGKLN; this is translated from the coding sequence ATGAATAGTGATTATTATCAGATCAGCTTTGATGATAAGAAAAAAGTCCTTCTCGTCGATGATGAACCGAGGATGCTTGAGTCCCTCTCCATGCTTTTGGAGAGTGACTACAGAACCTATAAAGCGACAAATGGACTGGAAGCCTGGAACTTCATGAAAAAGAATGTGATGGATGCCATTATCCTCGACATCGTTATGCCTGACATGGATGGCCTTGACTTTTTGAAAAGACTAAGAGGGGAAGGGAACAAGGTTCCCGTCATCATTGTTACCGGAAAAAGCTGTCTCGAATATGCAGAAAAAAGTGCTCACCTCATGGTTAGCGGTTATTTCAGCAAACCTTATGACATCGACAGGATCATGGACAGGCTAAATTTTCTCCTAAAAAGCGTCTCCGGTTCTTATAAGAAATCCTTATTACCGAAAAAAGCAAAACATCCTTTACTCAAAAAAGTGATGGAACATCTGGAAGACAACTATACAAGCCCCGTCAGCATCAATGGCACTTCAAAAAAAGCCGGTATATCAAGCAGTCACCTGAGCAGGCTTTTCAAGGAGAACCTTAATTTAAGCTTTACCCAGTATATAAACAGGCTAAGGGTAGAAAAAGCAAAAGACTTGCTTGAAGATAAAAGCCTGACCATCAATGAAATCATGAATAGTGTGGGCTTTTCCACAGAGCAGCATTTTTTCAAGCAATTTAAACGATATACAGGAACAACACCGGGGAGACTCCGGCAACTGAATGAGATTGAGAAAAATTCGGGCAAACTCAATTAA
- a CDS encoding divalent-cation tolerance protein CutA gives MPKHMTVFMTAPNEEEGAAIAKKLVEESLCACVNIIPKVRSVYRWEGKVFDESEVMMVAKTASSLAPMLVKRVKELHSYDVPEVICIPIATGSGDYLDWIDASVDGGAAGERDREI, from the coding sequence ATGCCGAAGCATATGACTGTATTTATGACTGCGCCTAATGAAGAGGAAGGCGCTGCCATAGCAAAAAAGCTTGTTGAAGAAAGCCTTTGCGCCTGTGTGAATATTATCCCTAAAGTCAGGTCTGTTTACCGGTGGGAGGGGAAAGTATTCGACGAAAGTGAGGTTATGATGGTGGCAAAGACGGCTTCTTCTCTTGCTCCCATGCTGGTAAAAAGGGTAAAGGAACTGCACAGCTATGATGTGCCGGAAGTTATCTGCATACCCATTGCCACGGGAAGCGGTGATTACCTCGACTGGATAGATGCCTCTGTCGATGGGGGTGCTGCCGGTGAAAGGGATAGGGAAATTTAG
- a CDS encoding response regulator encodes MNNILVVDDDRLIREAAGKVLRDAGHRVFLAAGADECLQVLQKEDIDVALIDIFMPVKSGFDAVPEIKAIDENVVIIIITSHASVETAISAIRVGAYDYLKKPFHEDELLHSVNMALDRSALLHDNTALIESLTKRVSELELFKEVSTAISSMFEMKSLLEKIMKITTDTIGAEACSVLLLDKETGDLTFEVALGEKGEEVKEFRIKPGQGIAGWVLSNGEATIVNSVKKDKRFYQGPDKKTGFTTRSIIAAPLYDKDEIIGVIEVINKLGDKDFDDRDRATLITMCGQIAVALKNVQLISDLDDLFMGTIRALSSAVDAKSPWTAGHSERVTKYAVLLGEGMGLSREDIKSLEFAGILHDIGKIATNESILDKPDKLTDDEYRAIKRHPVRGAELMKHIKHLDHLIPIVRHHHEHFNGRGYPDNLERENIPLLARILAVADTFDAMKADRPYRKGRDMKFIVEEFRRSSGTQFDPRVIDVLLSLIEKGKHNNIDHIDLTGIATYYVEQEA; translated from the coding sequence ATGAATAACATATTAGTCGTTGATGATGACAGACTGATAAGAGAGGCAGCGGGGAAGGTGCTCCGCGATGCCGGTCACCGGGTATTTCTGGCTGCCGGCGCCGATGAATGCCTTCAAGTTCTCCAAAAAGAGGATATCGATGTTGCGCTCATCGATATTTTCATGCCTGTAAAAAGTGGTTTCGATGCTGTCCCTGAAATAAAGGCCATTGATGAAAACGTCGTTATCATTATTATAACTTCACACGCTTCCGTTGAAACGGCAATCAGCGCTATCCGGGTCGGGGCTTATGACTATCTCAAGAAGCCCTTCCATGAAGATGAACTTCTGCACTCTGTCAATATGGCTCTTGACAGATCAGCCTTGCTTCATGACAACACAGCGCTCATTGAAAGCCTGACGAAGCGGGTTTCCGAACTGGAGCTTTTCAAGGAGGTCTCTACGGCTATTTCCTCTATGTTTGAGATGAAGTCTCTCCTTGAAAAAATCATGAAGATTACAACCGATACCATTGGCGCTGAGGCATGTTCTGTTCTGCTCCTTGACAAGGAGACAGGGGACCTGACCTTTGAAGTCGCTCTCGGGGAAAAGGGAGAGGAAGTCAAGGAATTCAGGATAAAACCGGGACAGGGGATCGCCGGGTGGGTTCTAAGTAATGGTGAGGCCACTATTGTAAACAGTGTTAAAAAGGACAAGCGATTCTACCAGGGGCCCGATAAGAAAACAGGTTTTACTACAAGGTCAATCATTGCCGCCCCCCTTTACGACAAAGATGAAATTATCGGTGTAATCGAGGTCATCAACAAACTGGGAGATAAGGATTTCGATGACAGAGACCGTGCCACCCTCATCACCATGTGCGGCCAGATCGCAGTAGCCCTTAAAAACGTTCAGCTCATTTCTGATCTCGATGATCTTTTCATGGGAACCATCAGGGCCCTCTCTTCTGCCGTCGATGCCAAGTCGCCATGGACAGCCGGCCATTCGGAACGGGTTACTAAATATGCCGTGCTGCTTGGGGAGGGAATGGGGCTTTCCAGGGAAGACATCAAATCACTTGAATTTGCGGGGATATTACATGATATCGGCAAAATAGCCACCAACGAGTCAATCCTCGACAAGCCGGACAAACTCACCGATGATGAATACAGGGCAATAAAAAGGCACCCCGTCAGAGGCGCAGAGCTGATGAAGCACATAAAACATCTCGACCACCTCATCCCCATTGTGAGACATCATCATGAACATTTTAACGGAAGAGGATATCCCGATAATCTGGAAAGAGAAAATATTCCCCTCCTTGCCAGAATACTGGCCGTGGCCGATACCTTCGATGCCATGAAGGCCGACAGGCCCTACAGAAAAGGGAGAGACATGAAATTCATCGTTGAAGAATTCAGGCGCTCTTCAGGAACCCAGTTCGATCCCCGGGTAATCGATGTACTCCTCTCCCTTATAGAAAAAGGCAAGCATAATAATATTGACCACATTGACCTGACAGGAATAGCGACTTACTATGTTGAGCAGGAGGCATAA
- a CDS encoding DUF4292 domain-containing protein → MPHQFKCFLLLFIFLLPSCTLFPRQTITSPPTREYSYKELLQALDSRSNIIESIEGRISSKIIINGDSNASRQLLVLKKPAFIRMDILTPFGSPALTMATDGEFLDLQYHSENRFFSGQADDRSLSGLLSSSLNISDLARVLSGDIPLISFDEAKSTVSMEKEGYRLTVKKGKAKQEILLESKRLYPLEGIIYGDKDKVLLSIRLNKYKKVKSIEFPTSIDLSIPLENYEMRIRYLDVALNEYTGMNAFQLTPPEGTLVENLNNINF, encoded by the coding sequence ATGCCCCATCAATTTAAATGTTTCCTGCTTCTTTTCATATTTCTCCTCCCCTCCTGTACGCTTTTTCCCCGGCAAACGATAACGTCACCGCCCACCAGGGAATACTCATACAAGGAACTCCTGCAAGCCCTGGATTCACGAAGCAACATCATCGAATCGATTGAGGGAAGAATCAGCAGCAAAATTATTATTAACGGTGATTCAAATGCTTCAAGGCAACTGCTCGTTTTAAAAAAACCGGCTTTTATCAGAATGGATATTCTAACACCCTTCGGCTCACCCGCCCTTACCATGGCCACGGATGGGGAATTCCTTGACCTCCAGTATCATTCGGAAAACCGCTTTTTTTCAGGCCAGGCCGATGACCGCAGCCTGTCGGGACTCCTTTCATCGTCACTTAATATTAGTGATCTGGCAAGGGTTTTGAGCGGAGACATTCCTCTTATCTCTTTTGACGAAGCAAAATCTACCGTAAGCATGGAAAAAGAAGGTTACCGGCTCACCGTTAAAAAGGGCAAGGCAAAACAGGAGATACTCCTGGAAAGCAAGCGGCTTTATCCCCTGGAGGGGATTATTTATGGTGATAAAGACAAGGTCTTGCTCTCTATCAGGTTAAACAAATACAAAAAGGTTAAGAGCATTGAATTCCCCACATCAATAGATCTTTCCATTCCTCTCGAAAACTACGAAATGAGAATCCGCTATCTTGATGTTGCCCTCAATGAATATACAGGAATGAATGCCTTTCAGCTGACTCCCCCCGAAGGCACACTCGTTGAAAACCTCAACAATATTAATTTCTAA
- a CDS encoding DUF3683 domain-containing protein: MTKKIIHPIREIPYNYTSYSDREIAIRYLGKDMWDLIEELRGTRRTGRSARMLFEVLGDMWALSRNPYLMEDLEENEKRRQALVDALYHRLKQIEERSEGNEKALQLLSAARNAVNSFSNSFDENVKLRKKVRKHLSQVTSKDNIDFGGLARVSHATDATDWRVEHPFVVVTPDREKEVGKIVKACIDAGLTIIPRGGGTGYTGSAVPLHAHSAVVNTEKLDSLGEVEFLNIPGVEEKVPVVSVGSGVVTRRVSDLASKHGLAFAVDPTSQDACTIGGNIAMNAGGKKAVLWGTTLDNLLSWRMVMPDAKWLEVERINHNLGKIHDQKKVTFTITRYDSDETTVIGKPEKLEIPGASFRKKGLGKDVTNKVLFGLPGIQKEGCDGLVTSARFVLHRMPPEARTICLEFFGSDLSKAVPAIIEIKDYFEKKKDVLLSGLEHLDERYIKAVKYSTKAARREAPKMVLIADIAGDEAHAVNRAAKEMVRLTKKRQGEGFVASSPEARRRFWQDRSRTAAISAHTNAFKINEDVVIPLENLAEYSRQIERINIEQSISNKIRIADAVLHYLKGDLPEIRKAKEFEDSEENRVIIDAKKVQSLKIVKKSRDRWQSILNGLDEKADHCHDLLSEDEKARISKGDLLVDLILRRDLVISCKRDVAEDLFDVFSGRDLAGVRKRIEEIHGTIRDERLFVALHAHAGDGNVHTNIPVHSQNYEMLHEAERIVDRIMDLVRSLDGVISGEHGIGITKIKYLMPEKLEAFVKYKKKVDPHERFNRGKLMPGSGLEGAYTPSLKLVEQEAIILEESELGALNDDVRHCLRCGKCKSKCMTHVPRANLLYSPRNKILGTGLVLEAFLYEEQTRRGISLRHFDDMGDIADHCTVCHKCLTPCPVNIDFGNVTNRMRKILTDRKQKRRSPGERAAFAFLNTTRPKSIRILRKGMAKWGFKAGNMAHEVARLAGMTGRKGDIPPATTCRPNMLQQSINMVKRPLGVDVPPQTTRDLFGLEDPRTIPIFRDQKKITEESEALFYFPGCGSERLYSDISLATIAMLIESGAEAILPPGYLCCGYPQISTGQHARGHSITTENRILFHRVANTLNYMDIKTVVVSCGTCLDQLETYQFEKIFPGCRLIDIHEYLMEKGMSVPEREGTKYLYHDPCHSPSKQYSPVEVASKLTGNKVLLNDRCCGEAGTLAVSRPDISNQLRYRKVEELEQGIKELAPGGKTRKEDIKLLTSCPACLQGLSRYENETGVKADFLVIELAKKYFGENWKAHFISKVGEDGIEKVLL, encoded by the coding sequence ATGACTAAAAAAATCATACATCCAATCAGGGAAATTCCTTATAACTATACCTCCTATTCAGATCGTGAAATAGCCATTCGCTACCTTGGAAAAGACATGTGGGACCTTATTGAAGAACTGCGTGGAACAAGGCGGACAGGCCGCTCGGCACGTATGCTTTTTGAAGTACTGGGAGACATGTGGGCGCTTAGCCGTAATCCCTATCTCATGGAAGACCTGGAGGAAAATGAAAAACGCAGACAGGCATTGGTTGATGCCCTTTACCATCGTCTGAAACAAATTGAAGAACGCTCAGAAGGGAATGAAAAGGCCCTTCAGCTGCTCTCAGCAGCACGTAATGCCGTTAATAGCTTTTCAAACAGTTTTGATGAAAATGTAAAGCTTAGAAAAAAAGTGCGAAAGCACCTTTCACAGGTGACCTCTAAAGACAACATCGATTTTGGTGGTCTGGCAAGAGTTTCCCATGCAACGGACGCCACCGATTGGCGTGTAGAACACCCCTTTGTCGTCGTTACACCAGACCGGGAAAAAGAGGTAGGAAAGATCGTCAAGGCATGCATCGATGCGGGACTGACTATCATCCCCCGTGGTGGAGGTACGGGATATACAGGAAGCGCCGTACCCCTTCACGCCCATTCTGCCGTCGTCAATACGGAAAAACTGGACAGCCTCGGTGAAGTTGAGTTCCTTAACATACCCGGTGTAGAAGAAAAGGTCCCTGTTGTGAGCGTCGGTTCAGGTGTGGTAACGAGGCGCGTGTCAGACCTTGCCTCAAAGCATGGTCTTGCCTTTGCCGTCGATCCCACTTCTCAGGACGCCTGTACCATAGGCGGCAACATCGCCATGAATGCAGGAGGGAAAAAGGCCGTACTCTGGGGAACAACGCTCGACAACCTTCTCTCCTGGAGGATGGTAATGCCCGATGCCAAATGGCTCGAAGTTGAGAGAATCAATCATAATCTCGGAAAAATCCATGACCAGAAAAAGGTCACATTTACCATTACCCGGTATGATTCGGACGAAACGACAGTTATAGGGAAACCGGAGAAGCTGGAGATCCCCGGCGCTTCCTTTCGCAAAAAGGGCCTCGGCAAAGATGTAACAAATAAGGTCCTTTTCGGCCTTCCCGGCATACAAAAAGAGGGCTGTGACGGTCTTGTTACCTCTGCCCGCTTTGTGCTCCACCGCATGCCACCCGAGGCACGCACTATCTGCTTGGAATTTTTCGGGTCAGACCTTTCAAAAGCCGTCCCGGCCATTATCGAGATAAAAGACTATTTTGAAAAAAAGAAGGACGTCCTCCTTTCCGGACTGGAGCATCTCGATGAAAGATATATAAAGGCCGTTAAGTATTCAACAAAGGCAGCCAGAAGGGAAGCGCCAAAAATGGTGCTTATTGCCGACATTGCCGGTGACGAGGCTCACGCTGTCAACAGAGCGGCCAAAGAAATGGTGCGGCTCACAAAAAAACGCCAGGGTGAGGGCTTTGTTGCATCGAGTCCCGAAGCGAGACGCCGCTTCTGGCAGGACAGGTCCCGTACGGCAGCGATCTCGGCACATACCAATGCCTTCAAGATTAACGAAGACGTCGTTATCCCCCTGGAAAACCTGGCTGAATACAGCCGCCAGATAGAGCGAATCAATATAGAGCAGTCTATTTCGAACAAGATCCGCATCGCCGATGCCGTTCTTCATTACCTTAAAGGTGACCTTCCTGAAATACGAAAGGCGAAGGAATTCGAGGACAGTGAAGAAAACAGGGTAATCATCGATGCCAAGAAAGTCCAGTCTCTTAAAATCGTTAAAAAGAGCCGTGACAGGTGGCAGTCTATCCTGAACGGGCTTGATGAAAAAGCTGATCACTGCCACGATCTTTTAAGTGAAGATGAGAAAGCTCGTATTTCAAAGGGAGATCTGCTCGTTGATCTTATCCTGCGGCGTGACCTGGTAATTTCCTGTAAAAGGGATGTGGCAGAAGACCTCTTTGATGTTTTTTCCGGCCGTGATCTTGCCGGAGTACGAAAGCGTATCGAGGAAATTCACGGGACCATAAGGGATGAAAGGCTTTTTGTTGCCCTTCATGCCCATGCAGGCGACGGTAACGTGCACACTAACATTCCCGTCCATTCACAAAATTATGAAATGCTCCATGAAGCAGAGCGTATAGTTGACCGTATCATGGATCTGGTCAGATCCCTTGACGGTGTTATCTCCGGTGAGCATGGCATCGGCATTACAAAAATAAAATATCTTATGCCGGAAAAACTGGAAGCCTTTGTGAAGTATAAGAAAAAAGTCGATCCCCATGAGCGCTTTAACAGAGGTAAGCTCATGCCCGGCTCCGGTCTGGAGGGGGCCTATACACCGTCCCTCAAGCTCGTTGAACAGGAAGCCATTATCCTTGAAGAGAGCGAGCTTGGCGCATTAAACGATGATGTAAGGCATTGTCTCAGATGCGGTAAATGTAAATCCAAATGCATGACTCACGTGCCGCGTGCCAACCTGCTCTATTCACCGAGAAATAAAATACTCGGTACAGGACTTGTGTTGGAAGCCTTCCTTTATGAAGAACAGACCCGCCGGGGAATATCTCTCAGGCACTTTGACGACATGGGTGACATTGCCGACCATTGCACTGTCTGCCACAAATGCCTTACCCCGTGCCCCGTAAACATCGATTTCGGTAATGTAACAAACAGGATGAGAAAAATCCTTACCGACAGGAAACAAAAGCGGAGAAGCCCCGGAGAAAGAGCCGCCTTTGCCTTTCTGAATACAACCAGACCCAAAAGCATCCGAATATTAAGAAAGGGTATGGCCAAGTGGGGTTTCAAGGCCGGCAACATGGCCCATGAAGTAGCCAGGCTGGCAGGGATGACGGGCAGAAAAGGCGATATACCACCGGCAACAACCTGCAGGCCGAATATGCTGCAACAAAGTATTAATATGGTTAAGAGACCCCTTGGCGTAGATGTTCCACCTCAAACAACGAGAGACCTGTTCGGCCTGGAGGATCCACGCACCATCCCCATTTTTCGTGATCAGAAAAAAATAACGGAAGAATCGGAAGCCCTATTTTACTTCCCCGGCTGTGGTTCAGAGAGGCTCTATAGCGACATTTCGCTGGCAACTATTGCCATGCTCATTGAAAGCGGCGCAGAGGCCATACTTCCTCCAGGCTACCTTTGCTGCGGCTACCCCCAGATTTCAACGGGCCAACACGCCAGAGGACACAGCATAACGACGGAAAACCGTATCCTCTTTCACCGTGTAGCCAATACGCTCAACTATATGGATATTAAAACGGTTGTCGTCTCCTGCGGGACCTGCCTCGACCAGCTGGAAACCTACCAGTTTGAAAAGATCTTCCCCGGCTGCAGGCTCATCGACATTCATGAATATTTGATGGAAAAGGGAATGTCAGTCCCTGAAAGAGAGGGAACAAAATACCTCTACCACGACCCCTGCCACAGCCCTTCAAAGCAATATTCTCCTGTAGAAGTTGCTTCTAAACTGACAGGCAATAAAGTACTGCTTAACGACCGTTGCTGCGGGGAAGCGGGAACGCTGGCTGTATCGAGACCGGACATATCGAACCAGCTCAGATACCGCAAGGTTGAGGAACTGGAGCAGGGAATTAAAGAACTGGCGCCGGGGGGAAAAACAAGAAAAGAGGACATCAAGCTTCTCACCTCATGCCCTGCATGCCTTCAGGGGCTATCCCGCTATGAAAACGAAACAGGAGTTAAAGCAGACTTTCTCGTTATTGAACTTGCAAAAAAATATTTCGGCGAAAACTGGAAAGCGCATTTCATCTCAAAAGTTGGGGAGGACGGTATAGAAAAAGTGCTGCTCTGA
- a CDS encoding N-acetyltransferase → MKIRFEREEDYDSIRSLNDLAFGGTIESSLINKVRASCKETLSLVAVEENRIVGHIFFSPVTVLSGKSKIKGMGLGPMAVLPEFQNQGIGSKLVMEGLKILSKKNYPFVVVLGHKEYYPRFGFERSSKYGLRSQWDGVPDEAFMVLFPNKSVVNKVSGLVRYRPEFNEAM, encoded by the coding sequence ATGAAAATTCGTTTTGAAAGAGAAGAAGATTACGACAGCATAAGATCGCTGAATGATCTCGCATTCGGAGGAACTATTGAGAGCAGTCTGATAAATAAAGTTCGGGCTTCATGCAAAGAAACCTTGTCACTGGTGGCAGTCGAAGAAAATCGAATTGTCGGCCATATATTCTTTAGCCCCGTTACTGTATTGTCCGGAAAAAGCAAAATAAAGGGAATGGGTTTGGGGCCTATGGCCGTCTTGCCTGAATTTCAAAATCAAGGGATTGGATCAAAACTGGTTATGGAAGGTCTGAAAATCCTTTCAAAGAAGAACTATCCCTTTGTTGTTGTGCTGGGACACAAAGAATACTACCCCCGTTTCGGTTTTGAAAGGTCCTCAAAATATGGTTTGCGTTCCCAATGGGATGGCGTTCCCGATGAAGCATTTATGGTCCTTTTCCCAAATAAGTCGGTTGTAAACAAGGTCTCAGGCCTTGTAAGGTACAGGCCGGAATTTAATGAGGCAATGTAG
- a CDS encoding tetratricopeptide repeat protein, producing the protein MKRFIFITISALSTALFFSACASQKGFSVNNELIPDNQKTSYESPADSKAAFNYLRSEFLLIEGDLAGAIDKLLKAIEYDPSSPYLYTRLASLYLRSGETRLAIDNAEKALFIEPGYLDAHKLLAALYSSANRIDMAIEEYEKIIELDNEDEEAHLFLGILYSSLGDYEDAVTSLNNLLEMRPDSIMAFYYLGRVYSEMRLFTRAIEFYNKAINLKPSFRGALYELAFIYEMEGKTEKAIKTYRKLLHFHPNDDGGRNRLGNLLIKGNRYDEALEQFQEMKKTTSNISAVRLKIGLIHMEKGNTDAAIREFQLTLDAEPDNDMANYYLGFAYMGKDNFSLAREKFALIPSSSGYYQEAILNIAHILKKEEKTEEAVTYLEKAIEAGMGAAEFYNLLVSLYTDMKAYEKGIAFFMERIKGAPEDKELHFNLGTIYEQWGKSDQSIEAMKKVLEIDPDHANALNYLGYTYAEMGKNLDEAEKLAKRALEIKPDNGYIMDTLGWVYFKKKDYKKAISVLKKAVELSPNDPVITEHLGDAYLGSGKKGKARKLYQKAFEIYDKDDEKRKVRKKADDLKKR; encoded by the coding sequence GTGAAAAGATTCATTTTTATAACAATATCGGCACTTTCTACTGCTCTTTTCTTCTCGGCATGCGCCTCTCAAAAAGGCTTCTCCGTCAACAATGAGTTAATCCCGGACAACCAAAAAACTTCCTATGAAAGCCCGGCCGACTCAAAAGCAGCCTTCAATTACCTGCGCAGCGAATTTCTTCTCATCGAAGGAGATCTGGCAGGAGCCATCGACAAACTGCTAAAAGCGATAGAATACGATCCTTCCTCCCCCTACCTTTATACAAGGCTGGCCTCCCTCTATTTGCGAAGCGGCGAAACCAGGCTTGCCATTGACAATGCAGAAAAGGCGCTTTTCATCGAACCGGGCTACCTCGATGCACACAAGCTCCTGGCGGCCCTCTACTCCTCTGCCAACAGGATAGATATGGCTATTGAGGAATACGAAAAAATCATTGAACTCGACAATGAAGACGAAGAGGCTCACCTCTTTCTCGGCATACTCTATTCCTCTCTTGGTGATTATGAAGATGCCGTCACCAGCCTGAATAATCTCCTGGAAATGAGGCCCGACTCCATTATGGCTTTTTATTATTTGGGGCGTGTTTATTCCGAAATGAGGCTCTTTACAAGGGCCATTGAATTCTACAATAAAGCCATTAATCTCAAACCGAGCTTCCGGGGCGCCCTTTATGAACTGGCATTTATCTATGAAATGGAGGGCAAAACGGAAAAAGCGATCAAAACCTACAGAAAGCTGCTTCATTTCCACCCCAATGACGATGGAGGAAGAAACAGGCTGGGAAACCTTCTCATCAAGGGGAATCGCTATGACGAAGCGCTGGAGCAGTTCCAGGAAATGAAAAAGACGACTTCAAACATTTCGGCAGTGCGCCTTAAAATCGGCCTCATCCATATGGAGAAGGGAAATACAGACGCAGCAATAAGGGAATTTCAGCTCACTCTGGATGCAGAGCCCGATAATGATATGGCCAACTACTACCTCGGTTTTGCCTATATGGGTAAAGATAACTTCAGCCTGGCCAGGGAAAAATTCGCTCTAATACCTTCATCATCGGGCTACTACCAGGAAGCGATCCTGAATATAGCTCACATATTAAAAAAAGAGGAAAAAACAGAGGAAGCCGTCACCTACCTTGAAAAAGCCATCGAAGCAGGCATGGGCGCCGCAGAATTCTATAACCTTCTCGTTTCACTCTACACCGATATGAAAGCCTACGAAAAAGGAATCGCTTTTTTCATGGAAAGAATCAAAGGGGCGCCGGAAGACAAGGAACTTCATTTCAACCTCGGCACCATCTATGAACAATGGGGAAAATCGGATCAATCAATAGAAGCAATGAAGAAAGTACTGGAAATCGATCCTGACCATGCCAATGCCCTCAACTACCTGGGCTATACCTACGCCGAAATGGGCAAAAACCTCGATGAGGCTGAAAAGCTTGCAAAAAGAGCGCTTGAGATCAAACCCGATAACGGATATATAATGGATACGCTCGGCTGGGTCTATTTCAAAAAAAAGGATTACAAAAAAGCCATTTCCGTCCTTAAAAAAGCGGTAGAACTCTCTCCCAACGACCCTGTAATCACAGAACATCTTGGCGATGCCTATCTTGGGAGCGGCAAAAAAGGGAAGGCAAGAAAACTCTACCAGAAGGCATTTGAAATCTACGACAAGGATGATGAAAAACGCAAGGTCAGGAAAAAAGCTGACGATTTGAAAAAGAGGTAG